The proteins below come from a single Treponema phagedenis genomic window:
- a CDS encoding methyl-accepting chemotaxis protein: MNDKIGYITPPPRKIGSKKLFSIRKKLLIVFGLLIISSNVLLGLLVRHFAEKAVIEKVENHLIDKAKNTAEIIDGRATILFQFLEDIARLPVLQNPELSYTEKAQRIQKDVATNKKLEQFVICSLDGFLYTPTGSKIDISDRDWFIAAASGKNFISEPRESRANKKLQVAIAVPIYDANQKVISVLGAGGDALLLTNLIKDIVVGETGYSFILGTTGTTIAYKDFEIVRQQLNMIEEGKQNSSLASLANFFNQAINSTKSSVGYYDYNGQSYIASFSKMRNANWTIFITAPVHEFMGTVRTLRISMIIIGIAILTVSLVIIFFIAHRIVKPLTVTVNALQNISEGDGDLIIKLPVTGNDEITRLSEYFNQTISKIANSVRQVAENTSVMQDIGTELSSNMTETASAVHQISANIDGVKQQALTQAASVTETAAAMEEIIRTIKQLDTNIETQATNVAESSSAIEQMVANIGSITQTLGKTDDTIQNLASSTAGGKDIVAVAINIMQKISEESGGLMEASAVIQHIASQTNLLAMNAAIEAAHAGEAGKGFAVVADEIRKLAEDSSTQGRAITTTLKTLSGEINDLSSSAQAVGEKFNEIFELSGEVKNMSNRLMEAMKEQENGSREVLTAIKDINNITAEVNNGSTEMRRGGEGVAKEMQKLDSLTRIITDSMNEMASGAVQISNAVQEVNEITQKNKESIEKLANEVKKFKI, translated from the coding sequence ATGAATGACAAAATAGGATATATTACCCCCCCCCCCCGAAAAATTGGGAGTAAAAAGCTTTTTTCTATCCGAAAGAAGTTACTCATTGTCTTCGGTCTGCTGATTATTTCTTCAAATGTGCTGCTTGGACTTTTAGTTAGGCATTTTGCTGAAAAAGCAGTAATCGAAAAAGTTGAAAACCATCTTATCGATAAAGCAAAAAACACTGCGGAAATTATAGACGGAAGAGCTACCATACTTTTTCAATTTCTTGAGGACATCGCACGATTACCGGTTTTGCAAAACCCTGAGCTGTCATACACGGAAAAAGCGCAACGCATCCAAAAGGACGTTGCAACTAATAAAAAATTAGAGCAGTTTGTGATATGCAGTTTAGACGGATTTCTTTACACACCAACCGGAAGCAAAATTGATATCAGCGACAGAGATTGGTTTATTGCAGCCGCATCCGGTAAAAACTTTATCTCGGAGCCTCGTGAATCTCGAGCAAATAAAAAATTACAAGTTGCTATAGCAGTTCCTATCTACGACGCTAATCAAAAAGTAATTAGTGTGTTGGGTGCAGGCGGCGATGCACTACTACTCACAAATTTAATAAAGGATATTGTCGTAGGCGAAACAGGATACAGCTTTATCCTTGGCACAACCGGCACAACAATAGCATACAAAGATTTTGAAATTGTACGACAACAACTCAACATGATTGAAGAAGGTAAACAAAATTCTTCTCTCGCCTCTCTTGCCAATTTTTTTAATCAGGCCATAAACAGTACTAAAAGTTCAGTCGGCTATTACGACTATAACGGTCAGTCATATATTGCATCATTTTCAAAAATGAGAAATGCAAACTGGACTATTTTTATAACAGCACCCGTACATGAATTTATGGGTACTGTACGTACTCTTAGAATCTCTATGATAATTATAGGCATTGCTATCTTAACGGTATCTCTGGTAATTATCTTTTTTATAGCACACAGAATAGTAAAACCACTAACGGTTACTGTTAATGCATTACAAAATATTTCAGAAGGAGATGGAGATTTAATAATCAAGCTTCCCGTTACAGGTAATGATGAAATAACCCGCCTTTCCGAATATTTTAATCAAACTATCTCAAAAATTGCCAACTCAGTTAGACAGGTAGCGGAAAACACAAGTGTCATGCAAGATATCGGTACTGAACTTTCCAGCAATATGACCGAAACAGCAAGTGCAGTACATCAAATCAGTGCTAACATCGATGGCGTAAAACAGCAAGCCCTCACGCAGGCTGCAAGTGTTACGGAAACAGCCGCAGCTATGGAAGAAATTATCCGCACAATAAAGCAACTTGATACAAATATTGAAACTCAAGCAACAAATGTTGCAGAATCTTCCTCGGCAATAGAACAAATGGTTGCAAACATCGGTTCTATTACGCAAACTCTTGGAAAAACGGATGATACAATCCAAAACTTAGCCTCTTCGACAGCAGGCGGAAAAGATATAGTTGCCGTTGCGATTAACATTATGCAAAAAATATCGGAAGAGTCGGGCGGACTTATGGAAGCAAGTGCTGTTATTCAGCACATTGCAAGTCAAACAAACCTTTTAGCAATGAATGCGGCCATCGAAGCTGCTCACGCCGGCGAAGCGGGAAAAGGCTTTGCAGTTGTTGCAGACGAAATCCGAAAGCTTGCAGAAGATTCAAGCACACAAGGAAGAGCTATAACAACAACATTAAAAACACTTTCAGGAGAAATTAATGATCTTTCCTCGTCAGCGCAAGCGGTAGGAGAAAAGTTCAATGAAATTTTTGAATTATCCGGGGAAGTAAAAAATATGAGTAACCGTTTAATGGAAGCAATGAAAGAACAAGAAAACGGAAGCCGAGAAGTACTCACTGCCATTAAAGACATCAATAATATAACTGCCGAAGTTAATAATGGTTCGACAGAAATGCGCAGAGGCGGAGAAGGCGTTGCAAAGGAAATGCAAAAACTGGATAGCCTGACACGGATTATCACGGACAGCATGAACGAAATGGCTTCGGGAGCAGTGCAAATCAGCAATGCGGTACAGGAAGTAAACGAAATTACACAAAAGAATAAGGAAAGCATTGAAAAATTAGCCAACGAGGTGAAAAAGTTTAAAATATAA